A genomic region of Ovis aries strain OAR_USU_Benz2616 breed Rambouillet chromosome 20, ARS-UI_Ramb_v3.0, whole genome shotgun sequence contains the following coding sequences:
- the LOC101113705 gene encoding ubiquitin D-like, which translates to MAATLCVTVHSEAWRPMTFTAHPGDRVNKISEHVRSKTKVPVQDQVLQLGSKTLKPQRTLSSYGIDKETTIHLTLKVVKPSDEELPLVLVEPGDEGQRHELKMRRSSSVTQVKEMIKMKTAIPPKEQIVNCNGKKLEDGKIMGDYGIQKGHLLFMTYPCIGG; encoded by the exons ATGGCTGCCACCCTCTGT GTAACTGTCCATTCTGAGGCATGGAGACCAATGACCTTCACTGCCCATCCAGGAGACAGAGTAAATAAGATCAGTGAACATGTCCGGTCTAAGACCAAGGTTCCCGTGCAAGATCAGGTCCTCCAGCTTGGCTCAAAGACCCTAAAGCCGCAGAGAACTCTGTCATCGTATGGCATCGACAAGGAGACAACCATCCACCTCACCCTAAAGGTGGTGAAGCCCAGTGATGAGGAGCTGCCCTTGGTTTTGGTGGAGCCTGGTGATGAGGGGCAGAGGCACGAGCTCAAGATGCGAAGGTCCAGCTCAGTGACCCAGGTGAAGGAGATGATCAAGATGAAGACTGCTATACCCCCTAAGGAGCAGATTGTGAACTGCAACGGAAAGAAACTGGAAGATGGGAAGATCATGGGAGATTATGGCATCCAAAAGGGCCATTTACTCTTCATGACATACCCTTGCATTGGTGGGTGA
- the LOC101111325 gene encoding LOW QUALITY PROTEIN: olfactory receptor 2H1 (The sequence of the model RefSeq protein was modified relative to this genomic sequence to represent the inferred CDS: deleted 1 base in 1 codon; substituted 1 base at 1 genomic stop codon), with translation MEEELEKKTKSSPNKKGMKFLIRQVGTHSSDSPHPSRSGQEQAIVNHSSPVDFFLLDFSEHPGLERNLFVVVSISYLLTLVGNTLIILLSVLDPRLHSPMYFFLSNLSFLDLCFTTSCVPQMLVHLWAPRKTISFLGCSVQLFIFLFLGTTECVLLTVMAFDRYVAVCQPLHYATIIHPRLCRQLTAMAXVMGLVQSVVQTPPTLHLPFCPHRQTDDFVCEVPSLIQLSCGDTTYNKIQLAVSSVIFLVMPLTLILISYGAVARAVLRINSAIAWRKALGTCSSHLIVVTLFYSSVIVVYLQPRNPYAQKRGKFFGLFYAVGTSLLNPLVYTLRNKGVKRALRRLLGKDRTPGRTKSKLPDVLSLRGYSLFFFEQV, from the exons ATGGAAGAAGAACtggagaagaagacaaaaagcagTCCTAACAAAAAGGGGATGAAAT TTCTTATAAGACAGGTGGGAACACACAGCTCAGACAGCCCTCATCCCTCTAGGTCTGGACAGGAACAGGCCATCGTCAACCACAGCTCCCCGGTGGACTTCTTCCTTCTGGACTTCTCTGAACACCCAGGGCTTGAAAGAAACCTCTTCGTGGTTGTCTCGATCTCTTACCTCCTGACTCTGGTGGGCAACACACTCATCATCCTGCTGTCCGTGCTGGACCCCAGGCTCCACTCCCCgatgtacttcttcctctctaACCTCTCCTTCCTGGACCTCTGCTTCACCACAAGCTGTGTCCCGCAGATGCTGGTCCACCTCTGGGCCCCAAGGAAGACCATCAGCTTCCTTGGCTGCTCTGTCCAGCTCTTCATCTTCCTGTTCCTGGGGACCACGGAGTGTGTCCTCCTGACCGTGATGGCCTTTGACCGCTACGTGGCTGTCTGCCAGCCCCTCCACTATGCCACCATCATCCACCCCCGCCTGTGCCGGCAGCTGACGGCCATGGCCTGAGTAATGGGTCTGGTCCAATCAGTAGTCCAGACACCACCGACCCTCCACCTGCCCTTCTGCCCACATCGGCAGACAGATGACTTTGTATGTGAAGTCCCTTCTCTGATTCAACTGTCCTGTGGAGACACCACCTACAAT AAAATCCAGTTAGCTGTGTCCAGTGTCATCTTCCTGGTCATGCCGCTTACCCTCATCCTTATCTCTTACGGTGCCGTTGCCCGGGCAGTGCTGAGGATTAACTCGGCCATAGCATGGAGGAAGGCTCTGGGGACCTGCTCCTCCCATCTCATTGTGGTCACCCTCTTCTACAGTTCAGTCATTGTGGTCTACCTCCAGCCCAGAAATCCCTATGCCCAGAAGAGGGGCAAGTTCTTTGGTCTCTTCTATGCAGTGGGCACTTCTTTACTTAATCCCCTCGTATACACCCTGAGGAACAAGGGTGTAAAGAGGGCGCTCAGGAGGTTGCTGGGGAAAGATAGGACTCCAGGGAGAACTAAAAGTAAGCTGCCTGATGTGCTTTCATTGAGAggatattctttattcttttttgagCAAGTTTGA
- the LOC101113965 gene encoding ubiquitin D-like translates to MAWEFLVEACGIHFPDQVEAGSPGLGAWSPSHWTTSEMVKIVVPSPNVKIQGVNSSLGGLTTKGEEKLENHSTQAGDFQFSCLYKLEARSFALSPDSAPLIADMASVDVIVHSEEWNPMTFTAHLRDRVNKISEHVRSKTKVPVQDQVLQLGWKILKPQRTLSSYGIDKETTIHLTLKVVKPSDEELHLVLVEPGDEGQRHELQVRRSTPVTQVKEMIKMKTAIPPKEQIVICNGKKLEDGKIMGDYGIKKTHLMFMTFPCTGG, encoded by the exons ATGGCATGGGAATTCTTagtggaggcatgtgggatacaTTTCCCTGACCAGGTTGAGGCCGGGTCCCCtggattgggagcttggagtcctagtcactggaccaccagtgaaatgGTGAAGATTGTTGTCCCCAGTCCAAATGTGAAGATCCAGGGGGTCAACAGCTCCTTAG GCGGTCTGACAACAAAGGGAGAGGAAAAACTTGAAAACCACAGCACCCAGGCAGGGGATTTCCAGTTTAGCTGCTTGTATAAACTGGAGGCGAGGTCCTTCGCTCTGTCTCCTGATTCTGCTCCTCTGATTGCAGACATGGCCTCTGTCGAT GTGATTGTCCATTCTGAGGAATGGAACCCAATGACTTTCACTGCCCATCTGAGAGACAGAGTAAATAAGATCAGTGAACATGTCCGGTCTAAGACCAAGGTTCCTGTGCAAGATCAGGTCCtccagctgggctggaagatcctAAAGCCGCAGAGAACTCTGTCATCGTATGGCATTGACAAGGAGACGACCATCCACCTCACCCTGAAGGTGGTGAAGCCCAGTGATGAGGAGCTGCACTTGGTTTTGGTGGAGCCTGGTGATGAGGGGCAGAGGCACGAGCTCCAGGTGCGAAGGTCCACCCCAGTGACCCAGGTGAAGGAGATGATCAAGATGAAGACTGCTATACCCCCTAAGGAGCAGATTGTGATCTGCAACGGAAAGAAACTGGAAGATGGGAAGATCATGGGAGATTATGGCATCAAAAAGACCCATTTAATGTTCATGACATTCCCCTGCACTGGTGGGTGA
- the LOC101111587 gene encoding putative olfactory receptor 2I1 — MYYFLCHLALVDAGFTTSVVPPLLANLRGREWRLERGGCLAQLCASLALGSAECVLLAVMALDRAAAVCRPLRYAGLASPRLCHALAGAAWLGGLTNSAAQTALLAARPLCAPGRVDHFICELPALLQLACDGGGQDSTERQMFAARVFILLVPSAVILASYGGVARAIWAMRTRGSRRKAMSTCGSHLTAVCLFYGSAIYTYLQPTHSYNQRRGKFISLFYTVVTPALNPLIYTLRNKEVKGAVRRLLGGVGRGQDAQ; from the coding sequence ATGTACTACTTCCTCTGCCACCTGGCCCTGGTGGATGCGGGCTTCACCACGAGCGTGGTGCCACCCCTGCTGGCCAACCTGCGCGGCCGGGAGTGGAGGCTGGAGCGCGGCGGCTGCCTGGCGCAGCTGTGCGCATCGCTGGCGCTGGGCTCGGCCGAGTGCGTCCTCCTGGCGGTGATGGCTCTGGACCGCGCAGCCGCCGTGTGTCGTCCGCTGCGCTACGCCGGCCTCGCCTCCCCGCGCCTCTGCCACGCTCTGGCCGGCGCCGCCTGGCTCGGTGGCCTCACCAACTCTGCCGCGCAAACCGCGCTCCTGGCCGCGCGGCCGCTGTGCGCGCCCGGTCGGGTAGACCACTTCATCTGCGAGCTGCCCGCGCTGCTCCAGCTGGCCTGCGACGGCGGCGGCCAGGACTCCACCGAGCGCCAGATGTTTGCTGCCCGCGTGTTCATCCTGCTGGTGCCGTCCGCCGTCATCCTGGCCTCTTATGGCGGCGTGGCCCGTGCTATATGGGCCATGAGGACCAGAGGCAGCCGCAGGAAAGCGATGAGCACCTGTGGGTCTCACCTGACAGCCGTCTGCCTGTTCTATGGCTCAGCCATCTACACCTACCTGCAGCCTACGCACAGCTACAACCAACGGCGGGGcaagttcatttctcttttctacaCTGTAGTCACACCCGCCCTCAACCCACTCATCTACACCCTCAGGAATAAGGAAGTGAAAGGGGCAGTGAGGAGGCTCCTggggggtgtggggagagggcAAGATGCTCAGTGA